In Plodia interpunctella isolate USDA-ARS_2022_Savannah chromosome 22, ilPloInte3.2, whole genome shotgun sequence, the following proteins share a genomic window:
- the LOC128680007 gene encoding serine/threonine-protein phosphatase 2A regulatory subunit B'' subunit gamma-like yields MFIYKQNSNLKMGDSATENKPVDNVNNNVSTESKPVDKENEKLNNELKNRLRKYIKKLDETGTSMTKQESEKLEIETFKQLYKPKLDGNQESYKNIPKFYFKLPRNDEVLNQKLREETRAQFLQKKSKELLDNSELKHLWALIEKSNGSYSMANNDELTIDYFQFKKIRDQAGPKYKPYFTAEVFGRLQAAEGGVGRVRGVSLFNYVMRRVWLQQTRIGLSLYDVTGQGYLTEHDLESYIAELVPSLAALDGLDSSFSSFYVCTAARKFLFFLDPLRVGRVRIRDVLSCSFLDDLLELREEDLPMELQEQNWFSAASALRVYGQYLNLDRDHNGMLSINELQGYGSGTLTRAFLQRVFQQCLTYDGEMDYKTYLDLVLALENRRQPAALAYLFRVLDINSQGYLDAFTLNYFFKAIQEQMVAHGAEPVNFEDVKDEIFDMIRPSHPARITLADLVRSGHGHTAVSILLELHGFWAYENREALAAADHTA; encoded by the exons atgtttatttacaaacaaaattctaACTTAAAAATGGGTGACTCAGCGACGGAAAATAAACCCGTGGATAATGTAAACAACAACGTATCAACAGAATCAAAACCAGTGGATAAAGAGAATGAGAAACTAAACaatgaactcaaaaacaggTTACGAAAATACATCAAAAAATTGGATG AAACAGGAACGAGCATGACAAAACAAGAAAGCGAGAAACTGGAAATAGAAACATTCAAACAGCTCTACAAACCAAAACTTGATGGGAATCAAGAGTCTTACAAGAATATACCCAAATTCTACTTCAAATTGCCTCGGAACGATGAAGTCCTGAATCAGAAGTTGAGAGAAGAGACTAGAGCTCAGTTTCTACAGAAGAAAAGCAAGGAGTTGTTAGATAATAGTGAATTGAAGCATTTATGGGCACTGATAGAGAAATCAAATGGTAGTTACAGTATGGCAAACAATGACGAGCTGACAATAGATTATTTCCAGTTTAAGAAAATTAGAGATCAGGCGGGACCAAAGTATAA gcCATATTTCACAGCAGAAGTGTTTGGGCGCCTCCAAGCGGCAGAGGGGGGTGTAGGGCGCGTGCGGGGGGTGTCTCTGTTCAACTATGTGATGAGGAGGGTGTGGCTGCAGCAGACCAGGATAGGACTGTCACTGTATGACGTCACCGGGCAAGGTTATCTTACAGAACAT GATCTGGAGAGTTATATAGCAGAACTGGTCCCGTCTCTGGCAGCGTTAGATGGTCTAGATTCCTCATTCAGTTCGTTCTATGTGTGCACCGCTGCGAGGAAGTTCCTCTTCTTCCTCGACCCGCTGAGAGTGGGACGGGTGAGGATACGGGATGTGCTGTCTTGCTCTTTCCTTGATGACCTTCTTGAG CTCCGCGAAGAAGACTTGCCGATGGAGCTGCAGGAACAGAATTGGTTCAGCGCAGCGTCCGCGCTGCGCGTGTACGGCCAGTACCTCAACCTCGACCGCGACCACAACGGCATGCTCAGCATCAACGAGCTGCAGGG TTACGGGTCAGGCACCCTAACCCGCGCTTTCCTACAACGAGTGTTCCAACAGTGCCTCACGTATGACGGAGAAATGGACTACAAGACGTACTTAGATTTAGTACTAGCTTTGGAGAACAGGAGACAGCCAGCCGCTTTGGCATACCTGTTCCGAGTACTCGATATCAATTCTCAGGGATATTTGGATGCGTTTACgctaaattacttttttaag GCGATACAAGAGCAAATGGTGGCGCACGGGGCCGAACCAGTGAACTTCGAAGACGTAAAAGACGAGATATTCGACATGATCCGTCCCTCCCACCCCGCGCGCATCACCCTCGCGGACCTCGTGCGCAGCGGCCACGGGCACACGGCCGTGTCCATACTGCTGGAGCTGCACGGCTTCTGGGCCTACGAGAACAGGGAGGCGCTGGCGGCCGCCGACCACACTGCCTGA
- the LOC128680004 gene encoding 5-oxoprolinase isoform X1: protein MSPPKGFQFAIDRGGTFTDVFARCPNGKVRVMKLLSVDPQNYDDAPTEAIRRILQEETGNALDKDGKVNTSLIESIRMGTTVATNALLERKGARVALVINKGFKDLLFIGNQARPHIFELDIKRPSVLYTDVVEVDCRVIPALEDRCQMKKTWPSVTGTTGEKMLIMKELDADAVREDLLVLRRKGIESIAVVLAHSYTYADHEVMIGKIAVDLGFKQVSLSHTVTSMVRMVPRGFTACADAYLTPHIREYVRGFSSGFSDGLKNANVLFMQSDGGLTPMNLFNGSRAILSGPAGGVVGYAMTSYQKETGLPVIGFDMGGTSTDVSRYAGALEHVHEATTAGVTIQAPQLDINTVAAGGGSMLFFRSGLLVVGPESAGANPGPVCYRKGGPLAVTDANLVLGRLLPEYFPKIFGPKENEPLDKDATIVAFKKMTNEINCFLKQNGGKEMTMEEVAMGFLNVANEAMCRPIRALTTARGHDASRHALASFGGAGGQHACAVARQLAVSTVLLHKYAGILSAYGMALAHVVHEAQHPCALVYCPKHFDQLDTQLDVLAAVCRDKLRSQGFSDSQIEVEPYLHLRYAGTDCALMVSPTPGDSKHATAHGDFYNAFVNRYQNEFGFTLAERDVIVDDVRVRGIGKSSVPAEVAPPSGKGVVPKPEMSVKVYFEGGYQDTAVYMLDKLLPEQEVHGPAVIMDSLSTVLVEPDCRADITKYGDIRITVGSGRPKTVTAELDSIQLSIFSHRFMSIAEQMGRVLQRTSISVNIKERLDFSCALFGPDGGLVSNAPHIPVHLGAMQETVQYQMKVRGDSLKPGDVLLANHPKAGGSHLPDLTVITPVFHKSHPRPIFFVASRGHHADIGGLTPGSMPPHSVTLAQEGAAFKSMLLVDGGKFNEEELTAELMRPAKEPGCSGTRNLADNLSDLKAQVAANQRGIQLVGELIDQYGLDVVQAYMSHIQRNAELAVRDMLKEIAKNALAKTGSTVLKATEYMDNGTPIQLTVTLDKDNGSALCDFTGTGVEVWGNLNAPRAITLSALIYCLRCMVGHDVPLNQGCLNPVSVVIPSGSILDPSEGAAVVGGNVLTSQRIVDVVLKAFQVCAASQGCMNNLTLGEDSWGYYETVAGGSGAGPGWHGAGGVHTHMTNTRITDVEIVERRYPMLVTAFHLREGSGGNGRWCGGDGVRRELVFRRAVKLSVLTERRAFCPYGMNGGEPGERGLNLLLRTDGRLINLGGKASVEAYPGDKYIMNSPSGGGYGPQGSAGPDDRTNKRYSEFLERGSVYEYRSAQEGV from the exons atgaGTCCACCAAAAGGATTCCAGTTTGCCATTGATCGAGGAGGCACTTTCACGGATGTGTTTGCTCGCTGCCCCAACGGGAAGGTCCGGGTGATGAAGTTACTGTCAGTAGACCCTCAGAACTATGATGATGCTCCTACGGAAGCTATAAGGAGAATTCTTCAAGAG gaAACAGGCAACGCGTTGGACAAAGATGGCAAAGTGAACACGTCACTCATAGAATCAATACGGATGGGCACCACTGTGGCCACCAATGCTCTGCTGGAGAGAAAGGGTGCGAGGGTGGCGCTCGTCATCAATAAGGGATTCAAGGATTTATTGTTCATCGGAAATCAGGCTAGGCCGCATATATTTGAGTTG gACATCAAACGTCCAAGCGTCCTATACACCGACGTAGTGGAAGTGGACTGTCGTGTCATACCAGCGTTGGAAGATCGGTGTCAGATGAAGAAGACATGGCCTTCAGTCACTGGTACCACGGGGGAGAAGATGTTAATTATGAAGGAGCTTGATGCAGATGCTGTGAGggag gATCTCCTCGTGTTGAGACGAAAAGGGATAGAGAGTATAGCGGTAGTGCTAGCGCACAGCTACACGTACGCCGACCATGAAGTGATGATTGGCAAGATTGCTGTAGACTTAG gTTTCAAACAAGTGTCCCTGTCGCACACGGTTACCTCAATGGTACGAATGGTACCACGTGGCTTCACCGCCTGCGCCGACGCATACCTCACTCCGCACATACGCGAATACGTACGTGGCTTCTCATCGGGATTCTCCGATGGACTGAAGAACGCTAACGTGCTGTTCATGCAAAGTGACGGCGGACTGACGCCTATGAATTT gTTCAACGGCTCTCGCGCCATATTATCCGGGCCGGCCGGCGGCGTAGTCGGCTACGCGATGACGTCATACCAGAAGGAGACAGGCCTGCCAGTGATAGGGTTCGACATGGGCGGCACTTCTACTGACGTGTCCAGATACGCGGGGGCGTTGGAACACGTGCACGAGGCTACCACTGCGGGGGTCACTATACAGGCTCCGCAGTTAG ATATTAACACTGTAGCAGCCGGCGGTGGATCGATGCTCTTCTTCCGTTCTGGTCTCCTGGTAGTCGGGCCGGAGTCTGCGGGCGCCAACCCCGGCCCCGTGTGTTACAGGAAGGGCGGACCACTTGCTGTCACTGATGCTAACCTGGTACTCG gaCGTTTACTCCCGGAATATTTCCCGAAAATCTTCGGACCCAAAGAAAACGAGCCTTTAGACAAAGACGCCACCATAGTTGCTTTTAAGAAAATGACCAATGAAATCAATTGTTTCTTGAAGCAAAATGGTGGGAAAGag ATGACCATGGAAGAAGTGGCAATGGGTTTCCTTAACGTGGCAAACGAAGCTATGTGCAGACCTATCAG GGCATTGACGACGGCGAGGGGGCACGACGCCTCGCGCCACGCGCTGGCGAGCTTCGGCGGCGCGGGCGGACAGCACGCCTGCGCCGTGGCGCGCCAGCTCGCCGTCTCCACTGTGCTCCTGCACAAATATGCCG GTATATTGTCAGCATACGGCATGGCGCTTGCGCACGTGGTGCACGAGGCGCAGCACCCGTGCGCGTTGGTGTACTGCCCTAAACACTTCGACCAATTGGACACACAGCTGGACGTTTTGGCGGCCGTTTGCAGGGACAAATTGCGTTCACAG GGTTTCTCCGACTCCCAAATCGAAGTGGAGCCTTATCTACATCTCCGATACGCTGGCACTGACTGTGCCCTCATGGTCTCTCCCACACCGGGGGACTCGAAACATGCGACTGCACATGGCGACTTTTACAATGCTTTTGTTAACAG ATATCAAAACGAATTCGGGTTCACGCTTGCAGAGCGTGACGTCATAGTTGACGACGTTCGCGTGCGCGGTATTGGCAAGAGTTCCGTGCCAGCTGAAGTGGCGCCACCTAGCGGGAAAGGAGTGGTTCCAAAACCTGAAAtg agTGTGAAAGTGTACTTTGAAGGCGGGTACCAAGACACAGCAGTGTATATGCTAGACAAGCTACTCCCAGAGCAGGAGGTACACGGTCCAGCTGTCATAATGGATAGCTTGTCGACGGTGCTAGTGGAACcag ATTGTCGCGCGgacataacaaaatatggCGACATACGTATCACAGTGGGTTCCGGACGACCTAAGACTGTGACAGCTGAATTGGACTCTATACAATTGAGCATATTCTCTCATAGATTCATGTCTATAGCAGAGCAGATGGGAAG GGTGTTACAGCGCACATCAATATCAGTGAATATAAAAGAGCGGCTAGATTTCTCTTGCGCATTATTTGGTCCTGATGGCGGTCTAGTATCCAACGCTCCTCACATACCGGTACATCTGGGGGCTATGCAAGAAACTGTACAATATCAG atgAAAGTACGCGGCGATTCGCTGAAGCCCGGCGATGTGCTGCTAGCTAACCACCCGAAAGCTGGCGGCTCACATCTACCTGACCTCACCGTCATCACGCCAGTATTCCACAA ATCTCATCCCCGTCCGATATTCTTTGTTGCTTCACGCGGGCACCACGCCGACATAGGGGGTCTGACCCCGGGGTCAATGCCCCCGCATTCGGTCACGCTGGCCCAAGAAGGGGCGGCGTTCAAAAGCATGCTTTTGGTTGATGGCGGGAAGTTTAATGAGGAAGAGCTTACAGCTG AGCTGATGAGACCAGCCAAGGAGCCAGGGTGCTCCGGGACAAGGAATCTGGCGGACAATTTGTCTGACCTGAAGGCTCAAGTGGCAGCCAATCAGAGG GGTATCCAACTAGTGGGCGAGCTGATTGACCAATACGGATTGGACGTGGTTCAGGCGTACATGTCGCACATACAGCGGAACGCAGAGCTGGCCGTCAGGGATATGCTCAag GAAATAGCCAAGAACGCCTTGGCTAAAACAGGATCGACTGTGCTAAAAGCCACAGAGTATATGGACAACGGTACTCCGATACAACTTACTGTGACTTTGGATAAGGATAACGGCAGTGCTCTGTGTGATTTTAC GGGAACAGGAGTGGAAGTGTGGGGGAATCTGAATGCGCCTAGAGCCATCACTCTATCAGCGCTTATATACTGTTTGCGGTGTATGGTCGGACATGACGTGCCTCTCAACCAG GGCTGCCTGAATCCAGTGTCGGTGGTGATTCCCTCTGGTTCCATCCTGGACCCGTCAGAGGGCGCGGCCGTGGTGGGCGGCAACGTGCTCACTTCGCAGAGAATCGTTGATGTTGTTTTGAAAGCGTTCCAA GTGTGCGCAGCGTCTCAAGGCTGCATGAACAACCTGACCCTCGGCGAAGACAGCTGGGGATATTACGAGACGGTCGCCGGCGGCAGTGGAGCG GGTCCCGGATGGCACGGCGCAGGCGGCGTCCACACTCACATGACCAACACGAGAATCACTGACGTGGAAATTGTCGAGAGGAGATATCCCATGCTCGTTACTGCCTTTCATTTGAGGGAAGGCTCTGGAGGCAATG GTCGCTGGTGCGGCGGCGACGGCGTCCGGCGCGAGCTCGTGTTCCGTCGCGCGGTCAAATTGTCCGTGCTGACTGAAAGACGGGCGTTTTGTCCCTACGGCATGAATg GTGGCGAGCCTGGAGAGAGAGGTTTGAACCTTCTGCTCCGGACAGACGGACGGCTCATCAACCTGGGCGGAAAGGCGTCAGTCGAAGCTTATCCAGGG GACAAATACATAATGAATTCCCCAAGCGGCGGCGGATACGGCCCGCAGGGTTCAGCCGGTCCGGACGACCGGACAAACAAACGGTACAGCGAGTTCTTAGAACGGGGCAGCGTTTACGAATATAGGAGTGCGCAAGAGGGGGTCTAA
- the LOC128680004 gene encoding 5-oxoprolinase isoform X2, protein MSPPKGFQFAIDRGGTFTDVFARCPNGKVRVMKLLSVDPQNYDDAPTEAIRRILQEETGNALDKDGKVNTSLIESIRMGTTVATNALLERKGARVALVINKGFKDLLFIGNQARPHIFELDIKRPSVLYTDVVEVDCRVIPALEDRCQMKKTWPSVTGTTGEKMLIMKELDADAVREDLLVLRRKGIESIAVVLAHSYTYADHEVMIGKIAVDLGFKQVSLSHTVTSMVRMVPRGFTACADAYLTPHIREYVRGFSSGFSDGLKNANVLFMQSDGGLTPMNLFNGSRAILSGPAGGVVGYAMTSYQKETGLPVIGFDMGGTSTDVSRYAGALEHVHEATTAGVTIQAPQLDINTVAAGGGSMLFFRSGLLVVGPESAGANPGPVCYRKGGPLAVTDANLVLGRLLPEYFPKIFGPKENEPLDKDATIVAFKKMTNEINCFLKQNGGKEMTMEEVAMGFLNVANEAMCRPIRALTTARGHDASRHALASFGGAGGQHACAVARQLAVSTVLLHKYAGILSAYGMALAHVVHEAQHPCALVYCPKHFDQLDTQLDVLAAVCRDKLRSQGFSDSQIEVEPYLHLRYAGTDCALMVSPTPGDSKHATAHGDFYNAFVNRYQNEFGFTLAERDVIVDDVRVRGIGKSSVPAEVAPPSGKGVVPKPEMSVKVYFEGGYQDTAVYMLDKLLPEQEVHGPAVIMDSLSTVLVEPDCRADITKYGDIRITVGSGRPKTVTAELDSIQLSIFSHRFMSIAEQMGRVLQRTSISVNIKERLDFSCALFGPDGGLVSNAPHIPVHLGAMQETVQYQMKVRGDSLKPGDVLLANHPKAGGSHLPDLTVITPVFHKSHPRPIFFVASRGHHADIGGLTPGSMPPHSVTLAQEGAAFKSMLLVDGGKFNEEELTAELMRPAKEPGCSGTRNLADNLSDLKAQVAANQRGIQLVGELIDQYGLDVVQAYMSHIQRNAELAVRDMLKGCLNPVSVVIPSGSILDPSEGAAVVGGNVLTSQRIVDVVLKAFQVCAASQGCMNNLTLGEDSWGYYETVAGGSGAGPGWHGAGGVHTHMTNTRITDVEIVERRYPMLVTAFHLREGSGGNGRWCGGDGVRRELVFRRAVKLSVLTERRAFCPYGMNGGEPGERGLNLLLRTDGRLINLGGKASVEAYPGDKYIMNSPSGGGYGPQGSAGPDDRTNKRYSEFLERGSVYEYRSAQEGV, encoded by the exons atgaGTCCACCAAAAGGATTCCAGTTTGCCATTGATCGAGGAGGCACTTTCACGGATGTGTTTGCTCGCTGCCCCAACGGGAAGGTCCGGGTGATGAAGTTACTGTCAGTAGACCCTCAGAACTATGATGATGCTCCTACGGAAGCTATAAGGAGAATTCTTCAAGAG gaAACAGGCAACGCGTTGGACAAAGATGGCAAAGTGAACACGTCACTCATAGAATCAATACGGATGGGCACCACTGTGGCCACCAATGCTCTGCTGGAGAGAAAGGGTGCGAGGGTGGCGCTCGTCATCAATAAGGGATTCAAGGATTTATTGTTCATCGGAAATCAGGCTAGGCCGCATATATTTGAGTTG gACATCAAACGTCCAAGCGTCCTATACACCGACGTAGTGGAAGTGGACTGTCGTGTCATACCAGCGTTGGAAGATCGGTGTCAGATGAAGAAGACATGGCCTTCAGTCACTGGTACCACGGGGGAGAAGATGTTAATTATGAAGGAGCTTGATGCAGATGCTGTGAGggag gATCTCCTCGTGTTGAGACGAAAAGGGATAGAGAGTATAGCGGTAGTGCTAGCGCACAGCTACACGTACGCCGACCATGAAGTGATGATTGGCAAGATTGCTGTAGACTTAG gTTTCAAACAAGTGTCCCTGTCGCACACGGTTACCTCAATGGTACGAATGGTACCACGTGGCTTCACCGCCTGCGCCGACGCATACCTCACTCCGCACATACGCGAATACGTACGTGGCTTCTCATCGGGATTCTCCGATGGACTGAAGAACGCTAACGTGCTGTTCATGCAAAGTGACGGCGGACTGACGCCTATGAATTT gTTCAACGGCTCTCGCGCCATATTATCCGGGCCGGCCGGCGGCGTAGTCGGCTACGCGATGACGTCATACCAGAAGGAGACAGGCCTGCCAGTGATAGGGTTCGACATGGGCGGCACTTCTACTGACGTGTCCAGATACGCGGGGGCGTTGGAACACGTGCACGAGGCTACCACTGCGGGGGTCACTATACAGGCTCCGCAGTTAG ATATTAACACTGTAGCAGCCGGCGGTGGATCGATGCTCTTCTTCCGTTCTGGTCTCCTGGTAGTCGGGCCGGAGTCTGCGGGCGCCAACCCCGGCCCCGTGTGTTACAGGAAGGGCGGACCACTTGCTGTCACTGATGCTAACCTGGTACTCG gaCGTTTACTCCCGGAATATTTCCCGAAAATCTTCGGACCCAAAGAAAACGAGCCTTTAGACAAAGACGCCACCATAGTTGCTTTTAAGAAAATGACCAATGAAATCAATTGTTTCTTGAAGCAAAATGGTGGGAAAGag ATGACCATGGAAGAAGTGGCAATGGGTTTCCTTAACGTGGCAAACGAAGCTATGTGCAGACCTATCAG GGCATTGACGACGGCGAGGGGGCACGACGCCTCGCGCCACGCGCTGGCGAGCTTCGGCGGCGCGGGCGGACAGCACGCCTGCGCCGTGGCGCGCCAGCTCGCCGTCTCCACTGTGCTCCTGCACAAATATGCCG GTATATTGTCAGCATACGGCATGGCGCTTGCGCACGTGGTGCACGAGGCGCAGCACCCGTGCGCGTTGGTGTACTGCCCTAAACACTTCGACCAATTGGACACACAGCTGGACGTTTTGGCGGCCGTTTGCAGGGACAAATTGCGTTCACAG GGTTTCTCCGACTCCCAAATCGAAGTGGAGCCTTATCTACATCTCCGATACGCTGGCACTGACTGTGCCCTCATGGTCTCTCCCACACCGGGGGACTCGAAACATGCGACTGCACATGGCGACTTTTACAATGCTTTTGTTAACAG ATATCAAAACGAATTCGGGTTCACGCTTGCAGAGCGTGACGTCATAGTTGACGACGTTCGCGTGCGCGGTATTGGCAAGAGTTCCGTGCCAGCTGAAGTGGCGCCACCTAGCGGGAAAGGAGTGGTTCCAAAACCTGAAAtg agTGTGAAAGTGTACTTTGAAGGCGGGTACCAAGACACAGCAGTGTATATGCTAGACAAGCTACTCCCAGAGCAGGAGGTACACGGTCCAGCTGTCATAATGGATAGCTTGTCGACGGTGCTAGTGGAACcag ATTGTCGCGCGgacataacaaaatatggCGACATACGTATCACAGTGGGTTCCGGACGACCTAAGACTGTGACAGCTGAATTGGACTCTATACAATTGAGCATATTCTCTCATAGATTCATGTCTATAGCAGAGCAGATGGGAAG GGTGTTACAGCGCACATCAATATCAGTGAATATAAAAGAGCGGCTAGATTTCTCTTGCGCATTATTTGGTCCTGATGGCGGTCTAGTATCCAACGCTCCTCACATACCGGTACATCTGGGGGCTATGCAAGAAACTGTACAATATCAG atgAAAGTACGCGGCGATTCGCTGAAGCCCGGCGATGTGCTGCTAGCTAACCACCCGAAAGCTGGCGGCTCACATCTACCTGACCTCACCGTCATCACGCCAGTATTCCACAA ATCTCATCCCCGTCCGATATTCTTTGTTGCTTCACGCGGGCACCACGCCGACATAGGGGGTCTGACCCCGGGGTCAATGCCCCCGCATTCGGTCACGCTGGCCCAAGAAGGGGCGGCGTTCAAAAGCATGCTTTTGGTTGATGGCGGGAAGTTTAATGAGGAAGAGCTTACAGCTG AGCTGATGAGACCAGCCAAGGAGCCAGGGTGCTCCGGGACAAGGAATCTGGCGGACAATTTGTCTGACCTGAAGGCTCAAGTGGCAGCCAATCAGAGG GGTATCCAACTAGTGGGCGAGCTGATTGACCAATACGGATTGGACGTGGTTCAGGCGTACATGTCGCACATACAGCGGAACGCAGAGCTGGCCGTCAGGGATATGCTCAag GGCTGCCTGAATCCAGTGTCGGTGGTGATTCCCTCTGGTTCCATCCTGGACCCGTCAGAGGGCGCGGCCGTGGTGGGCGGCAACGTGCTCACTTCGCAGAGAATCGTTGATGTTGTTTTGAAAGCGTTCCAA GTGTGCGCAGCGTCTCAAGGCTGCATGAACAACCTGACCCTCGGCGAAGACAGCTGGGGATATTACGAGACGGTCGCCGGCGGCAGTGGAGCG GGTCCCGGATGGCACGGCGCAGGCGGCGTCCACACTCACATGACCAACACGAGAATCACTGACGTGGAAATTGTCGAGAGGAGATATCCCATGCTCGTTACTGCCTTTCATTTGAGGGAAGGCTCTGGAGGCAATG GTCGCTGGTGCGGCGGCGACGGCGTCCGGCGCGAGCTCGTGTTCCGTCGCGCGGTCAAATTGTCCGTGCTGACTGAAAGACGGGCGTTTTGTCCCTACGGCATGAATg GTGGCGAGCCTGGAGAGAGAGGTTTGAACCTTCTGCTCCGGACAGACGGACGGCTCATCAACCTGGGCGGAAAGGCGTCAGTCGAAGCTTATCCAGGG GACAAATACATAATGAATTCCCCAAGCGGCGGCGGATACGGCCCGCAGGGTTCAGCCGGTCCGGACGACCGGACAAACAAACGGTACAGCGAGTTCTTAGAACGGGGCAGCGTTTACGAATATAGGAGTGCGCAAGAGGGGGTCTAA